A single Paenibacillus kribbensis DNA region contains:
- a CDS encoding DJ-1/PfpI family protein, with protein MSKKALFIIPPERFNEDELFKPKEALEQAGVTVTLASTKTGEIIGDYNGKATAEIIFSDAVPADYDVVSVIGGSGTNDYLWNNADLQALLKQTHEQKILLSGICAGSVAVAQTGLLSGRTAACYPVDVQKDQLQSHQAKYVAQHVVAHSDIITADGPDGAQAFGEALVQALQ; from the coding sequence ATGAGTAAAAAAGCTCTTTTTATTATACCCCCGGAGCGCTTTAATGAGGATGAATTGTTTAAACCCAAGGAAGCGCTGGAGCAAGCAGGCGTTACGGTGACGCTGGCGAGCACAAAAACAGGTGAAATCATCGGTGACTACAACGGTAAAGCGACTGCTGAAATTATTTTCTCAGACGCGGTCCCTGCCGATTATGATGTAGTATCTGTGATCGGTGGTTCAGGAACGAATGACTATCTGTGGAATAACGCAGATCTCCAAGCCCTGCTAAAACAAACTCATGAGCAAAAGATTCTGTTGTCCGGTATCTGCGCGGGTTCCGTAGCTGTGGCCCAAACTGGACTGCTCTCCGGCAGAACGGCTGCGTGCTATCCAGTGGACGTACAGAAAGATCAACTCCAATCGCATCAAGCCAAATATGTGGCTCAGCATGTCGTTGCGCATAGCGACATTATTACAGCCGATGGTCCAGATGGCGCTCAGGCGTTTGGCGAAGCTCTCGTTCAAGCCCTGCAATAA
- a CDS encoding alanyl-tRNA editing protein, with protein MTTKLYYTTPNLTEWDTHITQSMERDGTFFVMLEETAFYPNGGGQPCDTGTIQGIRVLDVVLEDGDIWHQVERLPEEGKVACQLDWERRFDHMQQHSGQHLLSAVCLELLGARTESFHLGQEYATIDVNCSDITPAQLSAIEQEVNHQIYSNRSIKSYFVTHEQLKDIPLVKTPKVTENIRIVEIEGIEYNACGGTHVAQTGEIGMIKCLKWEKQKGMARIHFKCGARALQDFNEGVRILDVLSAKFNTGRKDILTRFEKWEQEHKQLRAQMELLQEENASYQAKELLSAVQGHVLAHMFEQKSFQEVQQMAAKLTAEHDLLVLLATTADNKIILAHNGTQAVACGAFFKENLGAFQGKGGGSNQSAQAAFPSREDLLSFFETAQRQFVQR; from the coding sequence ATGACGACAAAATTATATTACACCACTCCGAATCTTACGGAGTGGGACACTCATATTACACAGAGCATGGAAAGAGACGGAACATTTTTTGTTATGCTCGAGGAAACGGCCTTTTATCCGAATGGCGGAGGTCAGCCGTGTGATACAGGAACGATTCAGGGCATTCGTGTATTAGATGTTGTTCTTGAGGATGGGGACATTTGGCATCAGGTAGAACGTTTGCCGGAGGAGGGGAAAGTGGCCTGCCAATTGGATTGGGAGCGCAGATTTGACCATATGCAGCAGCATAGCGGGCAGCATTTGCTGTCAGCGGTTTGTCTGGAGCTGTTGGGCGCGCGTACAGAAAGCTTTCATTTGGGACAAGAGTACGCCACGATTGATGTAAACTGTTCGGATATAACACCTGCACAGCTATCGGCAATCGAGCAGGAAGTAAATCACCAAATCTACAGCAACCGCAGCATAAAAAGCTATTTTGTAACCCATGAGCAATTAAAGGATATCCCGCTTGTGAAAACGCCCAAGGTGACGGAGAATATTCGCATTGTTGAGATTGAAGGCATTGAATATAATGCCTGCGGTGGCACACATGTGGCTCAGACCGGGGAAATTGGGATGATCAAATGTCTGAAATGGGAAAAGCAGAAGGGCATGGCGAGAATTCATTTCAAATGCGGTGCACGTGCGCTTCAGGACTTTAACGAGGGTGTTCGGATTCTGGACGTGTTATCTGCGAAGTTTAATACCGGGCGAAAGGACATTTTGACCCGATTTGAAAAGTGGGAGCAGGAGCACAAGCAGCTCAGGGCGCAAATGGAACTCCTGCAGGAGGAAAATGCTTCGTATCAGGCGAAAGAGTTGCTGTCTGCTGTTCAGGGGCACGTTCTTGCCCATATGTTTGAACAAAAATCGTTTCAGGAAGTACAGCAAATGGCTGCCAAGCTGACAGCTGAACATGATTTGCTTGTTTTATTAGCGACGACAGCAGACAACAAAATCATTCTGGCACATAACGGCACACAGGCGGTCGCCTGCGGGGCATTTTTTAAGGAGAATCTGGGCGCATTCCAAGGGAAGGGGGGCGGCAGCAACCAATCAGCACAGGCCGCATTCCCATCCCGCGAGGATCTTTTGAGTTTTTTTGAAACGGCCCAGCGGCAGTTTGTTCAGAGGTAA
- a CDS encoding GTP cyclohydrolase II, with protein MNQKDVATLLNDKIQTIRGEQSSTILVGPIKLPVNLEGETVVFQWYCWLPVRDEADRQDLLNATADTIVKRLSTLNLAEGQQSSVLVYGDLQQSENALVRMHSICHTGDIFGSKRCDCGFQLHQSMKMIVEHGTGALFYLANHEGRGIGLFSKAMAYILQEEGMDTVEANHQLGFEDDTRNYVDAINVLRHLRQKPVTLITNNPKKLDALKKSGMNVAGRMPLWGDVSQYNERYLNTKVERSGHLRDFDFREVL; from the coding sequence ATGAACCAAAAAGATGTAGCTACGCTGCTTAACGATAAGATTCAAACGATTCGTGGAGAGCAATCTTCGACGATTTTGGTAGGACCGATCAAGCTGCCAGTTAATCTGGAAGGGGAAACCGTTGTTTTCCAATGGTATTGCTGGTTGCCTGTGCGGGATGAGGCTGATCGTCAGGACTTGCTGAACGCGACCGCTGACACGATTGTGAAGCGATTGTCGACACTGAATTTGGCAGAGGGACAACAGTCAAGTGTATTGGTATATGGCGATCTTCAACAGTCGGAAAATGCACTTGTTCGTATGCATAGTATTTGCCATACTGGGGATATTTTTGGCAGCAAGCGTTGTGATTGCGGATTTCAGCTTCACCAATCCATGAAAATGATTGTGGAGCATGGAACAGGTGCATTGTTTTATCTGGCCAATCATGAAGGTCGCGGGATCGGTTTGTTTAGCAAAGCCATGGCATATATTTTGCAGGAAGAGGGCATGGATACCGTCGAAGCCAACCATCAATTGGGCTTTGAAGATGATACCCGCAATTATGTAGATGCTATTAATGTGCTGCGTCATCTGAGACAAAAACCGGTCACTTTGATTACAAATAACCCAAAAAAGCTGGATGCCTTGAAGAAATCGGGTATGAACGTAGCTGGGCGTATGCCGCTGTGGGGCGATGTATCGCAATATAATGAACGGTATTTGAATACTAAAGTGGAACGGTCCGGCCATTTGCGGGATTTCGATTTCAGGGAGGTTCTATGA
- a CDS encoding FAD-dependent monooxygenase produces the protein MKLECEVCVVGGGPAGTLLSCLLAEHGVSTILVERQSVAGKAFRGEILNDEGQQVIGKHKLLEQIHEDYILPSTRIEYWEHQQQMKMVKPDSPDGNVGIHIPQPRFLEALLKQASTYESFRYLAGTTVTALQGDSEQGYTGLTAREKSGHEITVHSSVIVGADGRYSTVRKLAQMPVTNIRHGYDLLWAKITAPAGWEPVTRLALVNGRQLSLFSQAEGYIQIGWNVEEGSFSTLFKQSFEPFIQLFTEAFPDLEHSVHDHIRSWKDFVPLDIFSSRSETWTQNGLVLIGDAAHTMTPTGAFGLNAALKDADVLASELLRLRQAGRYTAAGLKAFEDGRRPAVTELQERQLTMESTFHEHFSQIGSPIV, from the coding sequence ATGAAGCTGGAATGTGAAGTGTGCGTAGTTGGCGGGGGACCGGCAGGGACTTTATTGTCCTGTTTGCTGGCGGAGCACGGTGTTTCTACAATATTGGTTGAGCGGCAGAGTGTGGCGGGAAAGGCTTTCCGCGGTGAAATTTTAAATGATGAAGGTCAGCAGGTGATTGGGAAGCATAAGCTGCTCGAACAAATTCATGAGGATTACATTCTTCCCTCAACGAGAATCGAATATTGGGAGCATCAGCAGCAGATGAAAATGGTCAAGCCGGACTCCCCGGACGGGAATGTGGGGATTCACATTCCACAGCCCCGCTTTTTAGAGGCTCTGCTGAAACAGGCTTCAACGTATGAATCCTTTCGTTACCTGGCTGGCACGACAGTGACTGCTTTGCAAGGTGACAGTGAACAGGGCTACACGGGCCTGACCGCTCGCGAAAAAAGCGGCCATGAGATTACGGTTCACAGCTCTGTGATTGTCGGGGCGGACGGTCGCTATTCAACGGTGCGCAAGCTGGCACAGATGCCTGTGACGAACATCCGGCACGGCTATGATCTGCTATGGGCGAAAATCACGGCACCTGCCGGATGGGAGCCTGTGACACGCCTGGCGCTGGTCAACGGACGACAGCTGTCTTTATTTTCGCAGGCTGAGGGCTATATCCAAATTGGCTGGAATGTGGAGGAGGGCAGCTTTTCGACGCTGTTTAAGCAATCTTTTGAACCGTTCATACAGCTGTTTACAGAAGCGTTCCCGGATTTGGAGCATAGCGTGCATGATCACATCCGTTCATGGAAGGACTTTGTGCCGCTGGATATTTTCAGCAGCCGCAGTGAGACGTGGACGCAGAACGGACTGGTCCTCATTGGAGACGCGGCGCATACGATGACACCTACCGGAGCTTTTGGCCTGAATGCAGCCTTGAAGGATGCCGATGTGCTGGCGAGCGAGCTTCTTCGTTTACGTCAGGCGGGGCGATACACCGCAGCAGGCTTGAAGGCGTTCGAAGACGGACGGCGACCGGCTGTGACCGAGCTTCAGGAACGGCAACTGACGATGGAATCCACGTTTCATGAGCATTTTTCACAAATAGGTAGCCCAATCGTGTAA
- a CDS encoding winged helix-turn-helix transcriptional regulator, translated as MNIPQMCPRFEKAMELLSKRWTVLIVFQLTNGPQRFVAIENSIPNLSGKVLSDRLKELEEEGIIQRMVYPEKPVRIEYSLTDKGRDLAPLFDHIGSWATRWIEVCHDK; from the coding sequence ATGAACATTCCGCAAATGTGCCCACGGTTTGAAAAAGCTATGGAGCTACTGAGCAAGCGCTGGACGGTGTTGATCGTATTTCAACTAACTAACGGTCCGCAGCGTTTCGTCGCTATTGAGAATTCAATCCCCAATTTAAGCGGGAAGGTCCTTTCCGATCGCTTGAAGGAGCTTGAGGAAGAAGGAATCATACAACGTATGGTTTATCCTGAGAAGCCGGTTCGGATCGAATACTCCCTTACGGATAAAGGACGCGATTTAGCTCCATTGTTTGACCATATCGGTAGTTGGGCTACCCGCTGGATTGAAGTATGCCATGATAAATAA
- a CDS encoding alpha/beta fold hydrolase has translation MTTTSINGYSMHYIDAGKGIAILFIHPPVLTSLNFTYQIQGLTPHFRTIAFDIRGHGQSQASEQTVTYPLIVQDMKQLMDQMSIDKVFLCGYSTGGSIVLEFLLTYPERAWGGIVISGMSEVNEWRLRNKIAWGIALSKLRAVGTIALSNAWSQTKQFSLFRELFNDAKQGNSRNVEQYYRYSLKYNCTSRLGEIHLPVLLVYGEDDKLFHPYANILHQQLPKSELVFIKKADHRLPTKAAEPLNELIKQFVDRFSL, from the coding sequence ATGACTACCACAAGCATAAACGGATACTCGATGCATTATATTGATGCTGGAAAAGGAATCGCTATCCTCTTCATTCACCCTCCGGTTCTCACAAGCTTAAATTTTACATACCAAATCCAAGGGCTAACCCCTCATTTTCGAACGATTGCTTTTGACATCAGAGGACACGGTCAGAGTCAGGCTTCCGAACAAACGGTTACTTACCCTCTAATCGTCCAGGATATGAAACAACTGATGGACCAGATGAGCATAGATAAAGTTTTTTTGTGTGGCTATTCTACCGGAGGCTCGATCGTGCTTGAATTTCTCCTGACTTATCCGGAACGGGCGTGGGGAGGGATCGTGATCAGTGGAATGTCGGAAGTAAACGAATGGCGGCTAAGAAACAAAATTGCTTGGGGCATTGCACTCTCCAAACTCAGAGCAGTCGGTACGATTGCACTTTCTAATGCTTGGTCGCAAACGAAACAGTTCTCTTTGTTCCGTGAATTATTCAACGATGCAAAACAGGGAAATTCGAGAAATGTCGAACAATATTACCGATACAGCTTGAAGTACAACTGTACCTCGCGGCTCGGGGAAATCCATCTTCCTGTCCTGCTCGTTTATGGGGAAGATGATAAGCTCTTTCATCCTTATGCCAACATATTACACCAACAATTGCCGAAGAGTGAGCTTGTTTTCATTAAAAAAGCCGATCACCGCCTTCCTACGAAGGCCGCCGAACCATTGAACGAACTGATCAAGCAGTTCGTAGACCGCTTCAGCCTTTAG
- a CDS encoding winged helix-turn-helix transcriptional regulator, with amino-acid sequence MSDTLREEIREKIVNGDYNCEKELTLSVLSGKWKVVILWHLGVEGPHRFSDLQRLFPKLSHKVLTNQLRELMEDGIVHREVYPEVPPKVEYSMTELGMTILPIVEMMYDWGKKRVQAIREEMERGSDISDI; translated from the coding sequence ATGTCTGATACGCTAAGAGAAGAAATACGGGAGAAGATCGTCAACGGAGACTATAATTGCGAAAAGGAATTGACGCTGTCGGTGTTAAGCGGGAAGTGGAAGGTTGTTATTTTGTGGCATTTGGGTGTGGAAGGGCCGCACCGCTTTAGCGACCTGCAGAGGCTGTTTCCGAAGCTGTCTCATAAAGTGCTGACCAACCAGTTGCGGGAGCTGATGGAGGACGGTATTGTACACCGGGAAGTATATCCGGAGGTGCCGCCAAAGGTGGAGTATTCGATGACCGAACTGGGGATGACGATTTTACCGATTGTAGAGATGATGTATGACTGGGGGAAAAAACGGGTGCAAGCTATCCGTGAGGAAATGGAGCGCGGCAGCGATATAAGCGATATATAA
- a CDS encoding YoaK family protein has product MIMKGKIHLHQVTSESLRLGALLSLVGGFLDTYTFVGRDGVFANAQTGNIVLLAVKIIQGHWVQALVYIPPLIAFTLGVFVAEGIKRKSTHRLTPDWTRAILLLEIAIFFIVGLIPQGVPNTVVVVIVSFVTSVQMTSFRKLIDVPYTSTVSTGNLRSASEALYIAITTKDTNAAIRAMRYGVILAAFLVGALLGGFLTLAIGDIAIWGAVVALIFSFILFTEKEKWKLPLRH; this is encoded by the coding sequence GTGATTATGAAGGGCAAAATCCATTTACATCAGGTAACGTCCGAATCATTACGACTGGGCGCCTTACTTTCATTAGTAGGGGGCTTTTTGGACACATATACCTTTGTTGGAAGAGACGGCGTATTCGCCAACGCACAGACAGGCAATATCGTACTGCTGGCTGTCAAAATCATTCAGGGACACTGGGTTCAGGCGTTAGTTTATATCCCGCCCCTGATCGCCTTTACGCTGGGTGTTTTTGTTGCTGAAGGGATTAAACGAAAATCGACCCACCGCCTGACTCCAGACTGGACTCGCGCTATTCTTTTACTGGAAATTGCAATTTTCTTCATCGTAGGACTCATTCCGCAGGGGGTTCCCAATACCGTGGTGGTGGTGATCGTCTCATTCGTCACTTCTGTCCAAATGACTTCCTTCCGCAAGCTCATTGATGTGCCATATACCTCAACCGTCAGCACCGGCAACCTTAGATCAGCTTCTGAGGCTTTGTATATTGCCATTACGACCAAGGACACGAACGCTGCCATTCGAGCGATGCGTTACGGTGTCATCCTGGCAGCCTTTTTGGTTGGTGCCTTGCTGGGGGGATTTCTGACTTTGGCTATTGGGGATATTGCCATTTGGGGCGCTGTTGTTGCACTCATTTTTTCTTTTATTTTATTTACGGAAAAAGAAAAGTGGAAGCTGCCCCTGCGTCACTAA